acacacacacacacatacacctatttatttttgtgttaTCATCTATCATTTGTCCAGCAATAACAAATAACTCTCAACTTCCTGACGACGACTCTAgacatatatctatatatatattttgccgatctaaataaaaataaaagaaccGGCTCGTAAAATGGAGACCGTAAACGTCAAAGTTGATGCAAGTATCCTGAACCTCGTAAAAATAGTCTGCCCGTCAGCTGAAGAATTGagtgtaattataaataatgtgaGGTGCAATCAGTGTGGGCTCGTATTTCAGAACGAGTCCCGATTTCGTCTTCATGACTTGAAAGTACACCAGCGTAAAAATTTGGACAAAATAGCCAAGGAGTCTATCAAGTATCACTGTCCCGAGGTATCTTGTATTTATTCTACTACTTCTCAACGATACTTTACAACGATGAAGTACTTAAAACAGGTAagcaattttaattatgacattaaagttagcagtcactttattattttttaacaaataaatttgctccaaaaaattatttttgaaaaattgcatgtttaatttttttaaatttctacatgtcaattttttttcttattttttgtttttgccataaattatttgttaaaaaaattcttaaaattatcaaatatctgctaaattaattttcatattttaatgacattaaaattagcagtaattttactaatttttaattttatttattaaataaattatttataaaaaatttctgtcaattttttttagacataatttatttgttaaaaaaattatcaaataaatttttatctaatttattggaaaatttttttataaatttaattattggatttttattttagcattACCTGAAAGTTCATGCTGCTAAAACTTTCTCGTGTACGCAGTGTGATAAAAGTTTTTCAACAGAAGCTGCTAAAGTCGCGCACATCAGAGTCTGCGGTTTGGAGTTTACCTGcagttgttttaaaaatttttctacttacgAGGCACTTTTAACTCATGCTAAAAGACAGTCTCATTCTTTTGATgagaagtataaaaatttgctCAGGTTTGtttgctaatttttatttttaaaaatttttcattggaGTAAAAATTACACTATTTTAAATCAGcagacatttaataattttttttattaattaattttttattaaaattaatttattattaattaattgtcaaaaattcatttttaaaagttggcttcaatttttactaagtctaagtttaaaaatatggaaattaattataatttattgcaCTTTTAAATGCCTAATAGAGGCtatattaaattcttttaatttttactaacaaGTGCTTTAAAAGTCAATTTCCTGAGATTTCAatgtaatgtaaatttaatttcaaatattttaaaaatctaaaatttaaaatatagtaaagagtgatattaataattaacatgaaataattaataacactgAAATGAGCAGAcgtctaataatttttgatttttatttattgataaaattacaactaaaaagatatttctaaaaaattgcacttatagtttttcaagttttttacatgtgaaattttttttttttaattgtttaattgaaattttttcaattaaaaattttgaaatagcTAACctcattttcataataattaagtatgaaaattaagttagccgacattcaaaaatttttagaatttttttatattaaaaaaatcattgcagaataatgaaaaaaaaaatttcatttgtaaaaaacttaaaaaattctaagtgcaattttgaaaaaatatttttagttctaatttaataattaaaaaaaaattttttttaaattaaaatcgtcggctaactttagtattattgaaaattaagttagccaacatctaaaaatttttataagtattttttattgaaaaaattattacaaaaaaataaaaaaaaaatttcatttttaaaaaacttgaaaaactggaagtaatatttgtaaaaaatatttttttgttttaatttaatgatttcaaaaaaataaaaaaattaaaatcgtcggctaacttaaatatcattaattaagtAACAAGTGGTGCTAGAACCAGAGctttaactatttaataatattaatataatatataacactgtgatgaaaaattataaaaagcaGTTCTTACTGTTGTCcaatactaaataaatttatctataatTTATTGCAGAAGAGCTTCCACAAAGAATCTTCCAGTGGTACAAATCTGTAAAGTACAGAAAAAGTTACCAGTATTTATTCGTCCATATCAAGAAAGTAATCACAGAGTCCAAGAAtcaaaagtaataaaagaCACAAGAGACATGGCAATTCAGACTGATGATTTAAAGAAAGTCAGACGAATTTTAAGCCCTTCAAAGTCTAACAAACGCCGAGAGTCTCGACAGACACAGACTAATTGTTTGCTCAAAGAAAAGCGCAGTAGGAAGACTGTAGAGACTCAAACTTCTGTTGGAAGtgtcaaagagctcaaaaaattaagCATTAATAAGAAGCAAAATCTTCCTAAGAAGGAGttgcaatttaataataataataacaacaacaacaataataataataataataatgatgatgataataatgaagGGACATTTAGCAGTGATTTATTCTCTGACTCCCTGCCGTTAAACGGGATGCAGGAATTATGGCCAGTAAGAAGCCCCGAGTCGAAGGTAGAGAAGAatataattgatgatttataCGACAACGTCACCCAGACAGACATCCTTCCGTTCTACCAAGAGGACAGCATCACCCAGCTGAACTCCAAGAACTCGCTGTTCTCAGCGACGAGGATCTCGAGGTCAGACCCGATGCTGACGGAAGAAATCAATGATAAATTCAGCAGCATTGAGACCCAGACTGACCGCCCGTACCTGGACTCAATCTTCGACCCCGAGCCGAACTACTCGAGGCCTTACGCCGTCAGCTCGAACAACGAGACCCAGACTACTCAGGAGTTCGACGACATAAAGAGTCTTCTTTACAGTAATATGTGCACGCAAACGTGCTACGATATTCTACACCCCGACCTGGGGCTCTCTGACACCCAGACTCAGACCGCTTGGTCTGAGGAGCTCGATGTCGAGTCTTCCGGTCACGATAAATCCTCCATTATCGCTTGTCGCTCCTGGCTCAGCACACAAACTAGTCATACTGAAACTCAGACAGATCTTCTTAATATATTTGATGAGTtacaataattacttttatttttttaaatattatttaattaactagcaaccttgcagtcactctgtgactgccgtgactagtgtaatataaataaataaaattttggtttattaaataatgacttttgttaaattgcaatgtacttttttaactattgatgtttttaaagatataagctcatcctgatgttacaatcatcgagagctttcatttgagtacccacatgcatttttgatatatttttcatatatacatatatatataatatatataaatatatgaaaaattgatgtgggtactcaaatgaaaggtcttgatgtgtgtaacatcgggatgagcttatatctttaaaaatgtcaatatttcacaagatacaagttcatttcttgattattgacatttttcaagatataagctcatcccgatgttactctcattacactcatcaagaattttcaatttttacatttctGCGTGGGTATTGTTAGTAATAGTTGTTAAGGTTAAACTAGTTTAGGTTTTAAAActttcgataaatttatttctaatgatTGTTATGTACCAATCGATTCGTTTTTACATCCTCTACAAAGATCTTAGGCCAAACAGTTGATTAGCTTactaacttgaaaaaaatttgaaattttcattttcacaTTTCCGCGTGGGTATTGTATTGTGAGTAAGTTTAGCTAAATTTAAACAAGATTAGACTTTAAAAGGGATAGTaggtatatataatatatattttaaagatataagctcatctcgatgttacactcattaagagctttcattcgagtatccacatgcatttttaatatatttttcataaatacatatatgtaatatatataaatatataaaatatatgaaaaattaatgtgggtactcaaatgaaaggtctcgatgagtgttacatagagatgagcttatatctttaaaaatgtgaatagttcacgagataaaaggtcatttcttcataaaaccccattttattatataaatacactggccacaaaattttgctgaTTCTATTAATAATCTAGATAATTACTaagatctgataaaaataaaagataatatttattattttatttgtattgaatttttttaatatacattACTAAAAAGCACCACAAGCATGTACgcggtaaaataataaaattaaaaatttatattcctACTTATTCTTGTCTTGCCTATTATatcagtaataaatttatcgctctttaaatttcaaaataagcatttttatcaatatatatattttttttttcttaaaaatactATGTGTtctgtaatataataatatataacgCTAGCATTGATTATCTgtgtacatatatttataactaaaaactaaaaaccgTTCACAGAACGCGCATCTTATTACttaattgtataaatatatatctaaattataattaagtatattatttatgtacaaaagtataatatatatatatatttgatgtataataaataaaatgtttagaATATTTAAAGTTGTAGACAAATAGTtatgtaaacaaaaaattatttatactgaTAATAATTACGACTGGGGTTTTATAATGCCGGTCCTGCGGCGTTGTCTTCGTCAAAGTCCGGCAGTAAATCTTTGGTTCGATCTTCTATCCTATCCAAGTTCTCCAGGGTTGaagctattatttttaaattgtctaCTCCTGACATCAGTTGCCTggaattacaaatttaaattcacatattatttatttatttatttatttataagagAACAGACGCCAATTGGCTTTATACATCATATGtagagagtaaaaaaaaaaacaaacataatttattattgataaaaaaataaattatttacctgAGATAAGATTCAGCTGATGAAGCAGCTTCTCTTAGATCACCAGCcagttttaaaacttttttatcacctTCTCTGGAGGTTGAACTACAGCCAGCTCCCAGggcattttttaattctctgTTTTCTATTCTCAGGACCGAAATTTCCGcctgtttaataataattgtatttaaaaaaaaaatcttaattataaattataaaaaattaagttattttttatttactaaccGTTAGTTCTTTAATTTGTTGTTTTAATTGTGTGACAGCACTTTCAGCATTGACAGCTCTcctctaaaaataataaaaattaataatttttataaattttttaactaataaattatataaaaaaagctCTAGCCacataataaagaaatgaccatgtatcttgtaaactactgacatttttaaagatataagctcatcccgacgttacactcatcgagacctttcatttgagtacccacatcaatttttcatatattttatatatttatatgtaatatatatatgtatgtatgaaaaatatatcaaaaatgtatgtgggtactcaaatgaaagctcttgatgagtgtaatattgggatgagcttatatctttaaaatatatatcatatatatgtatatataaaaaatatatcaaaaatgcatgtgggtactcaaatgaaagcttttgatgattgtaacatcaggatgagcttatatctttaaaaatctcaatagttaagaaagtacagtgcaatttaacaaaagtcattatataaataaacataattcaatttattatagttcGCAATTCTGTTTATtagtcttaaaatttttgtaaaaatttattaattaaaaaaaaaaataatcaattcaaatgtcataaaaaaatgcataCCGTGCTCCGTTTCAGATTATCCTCAACCTGCTCCATAGCTTTTTCCAAATGCGCTGTCTCTTCATAATCCACAGCTCTTCTAGAAGCAAGTTCAGCCTCCAGCATCTGGATCCTCCTGTTCTTCTCCCCATTCTGCCTGCGAGCAATCTCCAGATTATGTCTCAGCATCTCAATCTCCATTTGCAGAGGCGGGTGTGaagattcaatattattcccAGTATTATCAGGCAGAGGAACTCGATTCCTGATGGGTCCATCATTGAGAAAATCCGGGAGCGACTTGGGAATCCCATTATCGCCGCCCAGAGAGTGGATACTTTCATTAGAATTAACTTGGACAGAATTACCCTGGTCTGAAGAAGGTCCCGCGAAGGGTAGGTCAAGAGGGAAGTTCATCGGCTCTCTGATAGTCTCTCTGTCCGGAGAGCCGTGGTTCAGATTGCGGTAGCCATCTAGGTTCCTCTTGTCGTTCCCCGTAGTCAAGTCGAATGGCAGGTCGCCAACAGTGTCGTGCTTCTTCACCGAATGTTGCTCATTCCGGTGGCGCAATGGCCGAGACTCGACGCTGTTCAGCGCAAAGTCCGGCAGGTTGTCGATGTCAGCTATCATCTGGGTTCCTGAAGCCGCGTCCTGGTGGTTCAAGTAGCACTGCTCGATCACCAGGTGGTCCTGGACGAAATCTGGAAGTTCCGTTGGGTTTCTTGCGTAAATACCGTCTGTTTCGGTCACTACGCTGTCAGCTGTCACCGGATTTGTTGATAAAGAATTCACTCGGCTGGAGTAAACTTTGGGTCTCGCTCCAGCGTGGGAGTAATTAGAGTCTTTTTTTAGAAAGTGTTTAAAACTAAAAgggttttcttcttttttcgGCATCGCttctaaaaagtttaattttacgctgttaataaataattaaaatgatattaaagttagcagtctcgaccattttttaattttttttttaaaaacaaatttggtttgaaaaattgcattttttattttttaaaatttctacatgtcaattttttttatattttttttttgccataatttatttgttaaaaaaaattctaaaaattattaaatatctgctaaatttatcatcataataaataattaaaatgacattaaagttagcagtctcgaccattttttaattttttttttcaaaaacaaatttggtttgaaaaattgcattttttatttttaaaaatttttacatgtcaattttttttatattttttgccataatttatttgttaaaaaattctaaaaattattaaatatctgctaaatttatcatcataataaataattaaaatgacattaaagttagcagtctcgaccattttttaattttttttttcaaaaacaaatttggtttgaaaaattgcattttttatttttaaaaatttttacatgtcaattttttttatattttttttttttgccataattaatttgtaaaaaacttcttaaaattattaaatatcagctAAATTAACTTtcatataattaaaagaaaagaaattaaaatcagCTGACAATTGTTTAACAAATAActttattccaaaaattattttttaaaaaattatatttatttttttagatttcaaaatgtcaatttttttttttaaattaagttagccgatatctaaaaatttgtagaatatttttgagtcactttttctaattttttttctcataatttaattgttattttataaaattattaaatgtatgctgctacattaatttttatatttttttattaaaaaataaatttcatttgtaaaaaacttgaaaaactgtaaatgcaattttttaaaaatatttttttatcctaatttaattattaaaaacaattaaaaaacatcggctaactttagtattattttttttgctgtttgttaaaaaaattatcaaatatctgttaaattattttttaataaaaaaaaaaataaataaataaatgtcaattaataaaaggtgaattatttttactaccTTGACTTTGATAACTAGATCTTTCTACTCTCGGCTGATCCAAATCTTCTAACGATGACGAGGAGGACGACGACAAGCCTcctttattattttgcatactctgtaataacaaataaaatacttttgtaGTTTTTTACTTTCACATTACTAATCACtgactttaaattaataattaaaaattaaactttagtAATTTAGATTGAAAAGTCGCTTGAAATTGTCTAGCGGTATAaatatcttaataaaaaaatttagtatatatacaatatacaatatacaagTACTTActttgatataataataatattatgtataaaataaattatatcgaTCACTCAGAGTCGATAGAATCGAGTTGCGAGATCCCGTtagtttaaaactttaaaataaaatttttttcaataaaaaaaaaaataaaagttacaaaatttgactagaattattaaaaaacaattatgacgtccatttttaaaaagtatttttgcaaatattttttggaaattaaaaaacttagttttaaaattttccgcAAGGTGGCGCCACACTAAAATTACAGTGCGAAACAGCCGTAacaaaatattgttattatttactaaatgtgaacatttaaatgaaagtttatagtttatttattattattattattatttttttataaattacactcTTATTTTCACGTTTAAGtgtattaacaaaatatttatataataattgaaaataaatgagCGACAGATCATGAAGTTACTTTCTAAAGGATAAAGATAGATTTACATTAGACATCAGCGTGCATACGTACATGTTTTTCttccattaaaatttacaattacaatACATTGTGTAAAAACAGATTTTTTAGGTACTGTGTGTTTACAAAAAAGTGTGAGCtgagataattaatattaaaataattaaagtggTATTTATAAGATGGTTAAAAATGGCTAAAAACGCGctcaatgttaatttttatccaaACACTCTCAAGGATAATGACGCTATTTTGCGGAAACTACGATCACGGAGCAAGGTAATAAacaaatctattttttttcaatcaattatcctgaaattaacagacatctgtcaatttttatgacattaaatttagcggtcacttcaaaatttttttatcaaaaaaatttattcaaaaaaattatttttaaaaaattagattttttatttttttttaatttctacatgccatttttttgctataatttatttgttatataatttaaaaaatgatcaaatatcttctaaattaattttcatcaatttttaaacttttataacacatctagaaattaaaaaaaaattgcaaattttttttataattaatttttaataaaaattaaaaaattgatagttgTCTGCTATTTCCAATATcatattagtaataataaagttagccgatattttggatttttttattttgcttaatttattaaattataactaaaaaaaatttttttttaattttttgtaataattgtttaataaaaaaaaatcataaaattttttagatgtcggctaactttattttcatattatattattaataaatgaaaattaatttagcatatatttaataatttttaaaattctataaaaaataaattataaaaaaaaattgacatttaaaaaatgcaaaaactaaaaaatgtttttttttgagaaaaatttttttgttaaataaaattaaaaaattgctaacTTTAGcgtcattattaataaaaataaaaatcaaattttttagattgacAATAAAACTCAAGAAGAATGgagtaaattatttacaaaactaAATACCGAGTCTAAAAAACAAACTAACAAAACAAGCGATTTAAGACAAGTTCACATCGTAAGTACactcttacaaaaataaataacaataaataaaaaactatatttaccTAATTATCCTCCAGGGTAACAGCGAGGACGTGACCTACGGAGTAATCGAAGGATTTCCCTCCGGATCTTGGTGGGGAATCCGTATGGACTGCGCTAGAGACAGAGTCCATAAATCTTTCGACAACGACATCGACGAGGGAGTCTTCGGAGTGGCTTCAATTTGCACGTCCCACGTGAACACGACCAACGACGTGGACCTGGGTACCTACCTGACCTTCACAGGAGGTAAATACAACCAGAGCAAGCCCACCGACCCTCTATTGACCAACTTTAACAACCACATTCCGCTGAGATTAATCCGGAGCTACAATTTAGCGAATGAGTTCGCTCCTAAAACAGGTTACCGGTACGATGGCTTGTACATCGTGGCTTCCTGCTGGATCGGGATCAACTCCAAAGATTCAACTAGATATTACAAGTACGCTCTAGCGAGGCTGAATCATCAGGAGGCTCCGCCTTGGGTGACTCAGACTAGGATTGTCACTAGACAATCTTCTTCTCAGAAATCTCCATTAAAATCCTGCGGATTGTACAAGTGTCACATGTACGGCTGCTCTCAGGAGtctaaaaagtttaaatctTGCGAGTCTGAAGTCGAGAAGGTTAAATTAAATGCTGATCTTGGAGAGAAAGAAAAAGAAGCTTCATTGCTAAACAgccttaattttatttccaagCCTTATAAATTACAGAATACAAATATCTCAATTAGAACTGAGTTGTATGACTCGTCGCCTAATCCTCAgcaagatattaaaaaaactccTATGACTTACTGCAGGGTTTACAATAAAACTAAATCCGAGAGTAAGAAATTAGACgtggaattaaaaaaagtgcAACAAGAGGATAAAATTACAGagtgtaaaaatttgtttttggaCTCCAGAGCAAGCACTAGAGCTTCTGTGGGCTCGGAATCTTCCGGGCTATCGGAAAAAAAAGTCGATCTTCAAAAAGCAGTAGTGGAGATTGAAACTATGACTCCGGAGCAAATGttgaatttgattattaaaaaacggTACAATCCTACGGGAAAATTGCTTATTGGAAGCATTATTGGACTCCCGGAGAATGAAGGTAAGAATTTAAATGCTGGGAAGGTTAAGGATAGGGAGGGAAAGAGTAAAATGAACCATTTTAGAGAGACAAGGTCTACGGTTAAGAATCAGGAGGTGAAGGTTAATAGGAGTAAGAGTAAGAAATCAGTGCCTAGAAAAAGGAAAAATGAGCTGGCtaatttaactattgatgCTAATTTCGGGATGAATTTACGCGGGCAGTGTATTCAGACTAGGACTATGAAAAATAGGAGGCTAAGGTGTCCCGcgattattttgagtaaaaggAAGGATTTGTCAGATTATATTACTAGTTATCCGAGAGTTGAGCTTAGGAGGAAGGGGAAGATTATTGCTACTGCTAAGAAAAGTCAGATTAATGGGTGTAAAAGGCTTAGTGttggtaataaaaataaagatgagGGGAAACATGAAATTCGGGGTAATTTAAAGGATAGAAATAAttgcaataatattttaaaaagaagaaataaaataataaacacagAATCTTCATTAATAAAACCACGAATGGTTGACGCATCAACGCAGTGTATTGCTACAAAAGATGCGACGACTTTTGTAAACATGGAgactcagaaaaaaaatgaaaagtctctTATTAAGATTGAAGTGATTGATTTAGAAGACGAGGAAGAAATGGAAGAAGTTAAATCAGAGTTTGAAGACAGTAATTCTGAAGAGGAAGAAGAGGAAGAAGAATCTTTGAGGCAGAAGAAGTTTTATAGTGGGAAtgatgttaatattaataatgataatgatgataatgataactTGTCGGCGTTTGTGGCTTTGTCGGACAGGGACATGAGAGTAGCTAGGCTGAGATCGATCGGGTTCAAGCCCATCGAGCCGGTTATTGTCTCAGAGAACGGCTCTTTTGTACAATACTACAATTGTGACGCGAGCACTAGTTCTTTGCATGCCGTGACGGAGAGACAGGTTGACGAGCAGTATAATAAGTACACTAGTGAGGAAAATAATGTTGTTGAGTACATGGACCATGAGCTACATTTTCAGGACATTGAGGAGGATGGGATTAAAcatgattataaaatttctggGGGTAATTTTGATGTTAATAAAGGGGATTATAAGAGTGGGAAGAAACGCAGGTGCAGTTCTTCGGAGGAAGAATTTCAAGATGATGaaagcaaaaattttgacGAGCAGGAGGCTCCCTGGCTTGGATGGAGCAGGAGTACTGCTAATAGATAGTTAgatgttttatttttgaaatatatatatatattgttgataaatatataaatatataatatatttatttatatatatatttttttatggcattgagataaaaatatttattttgatgcTTACAGACTTAACAGCTTCATTGATGTTTATATTTAcgttataattaatttgtgaGTTTAGAGTTATTAAAGGCTCAgtgtattattatatttatattaggATGATGTAGGCcatcattgaaatttttgggaattatttacaagttaaaaattaacatttttttttattctggaAAAAATATcgtggaagaaaaaaattaagcttttt
The sequence above is drawn from the Cotesia glomerata isolate CgM1 linkage group LG4, MPM_Cglom_v2.3, whole genome shotgun sequence genome and encodes:
- the LOC123263153 gene encoding SUN domain-containing protein 2-like, encoding METVNVKVDASILNLVKIVCPSAEELSVIINNVRCNQCGLVFQNESRFRLHDLKVHQRKNLDKIAKESIKYHCPEVSCIYSTTSQRYFTTMKYLKQHYLKVHAAKTFSCTQCDKSFSTEAAKVAHIRVCGLEFTCSCFKNFSTYEALLTHAKRQSHSFDEKYKNLLRRASTKNLPVVQICKVQKKLPVFIRPYQESNHRVQESKVIKDTRDMAIQTDDLKKVRRILSPSKSNKRRESRQTQTNCLLKEKRSRKTVETQTSVGSVKELKKLSINKKQNLPKKELQFNNNNNNNNNNNNNNNDDDNNEGTFSSDLFSDSLPLNGMQELWPVRSPESKVEKNIIDDLYDNVTQTDILPFYQEDSITQLNSKNSLFSATRISRSDPMLTEEINDKFSSIETQTDRPYLDSIFDPEPNYSRPYAVSSNNETQTTQEFDDIKSLLYSNMCTQTCYDILHPDLGLSDTQTQTAWSEELDVESSGHDKSSIIACRSWLSTQTSHTETQTDLLNIFDELQ
- the LOC123263155 gene encoding uncharacterized ENTR1 family protein isoform X1, whose translation is MEEKHSMQNNKGGLSSSSSSSLEDLDQPRVERSSYQSQEAMPKKEENPFSFKHFLKKDSNYSHAGARPKVYSSRVNSLSTNPVTADSVVTETDGIYARNPTELPDFVQDHLVIEQCYLNHQDAASGTQMIADIDNLPDFALNSVESRPLRHRNEQHSVKKHDTVGDLPFDLTTGNDKRNLDGYRNLNHGSPDRETIREPMNFPLDLPFAGPSSDQGNSVQVNSNESIHSLGGDNGIPKSLPDFLNDGPIRNRVPLPDNTGNNIESSHPPLQMEIEMLRHNLEIARRQNGEKNRRIQMLEAELASRRAVDYEETAHLEKAMEQVEDNLKRSTRRAVNAESAVTQLKQQIKELTAEISVLRIENRELKNALGAGCSSTSREGDKKVLKLAGDLREAASSAESYLRQLMSGVDNLKIIASTLENLDRIEDRTKDLLPDFDEDNAAGPAL
- the LOC123263155 gene encoding uncharacterized ENTR1 family protein isoform X2, which codes for MQNNKGGLSSSSSSSLEDLDQPRVERSSYQSQEAMPKKEENPFSFKHFLKKDSNYSHAGARPKVYSSRVNSLSTNPVTADSVVTETDGIYARNPTELPDFVQDHLVIEQCYLNHQDAASGTQMIADIDNLPDFALNSVESRPLRHRNEQHSVKKHDTVGDLPFDLTTGNDKRNLDGYRNLNHGSPDRETIREPMNFPLDLPFAGPSSDQGNSVQVNSNESIHSLGGDNGIPKSLPDFLNDGPIRNRVPLPDNTGNNIESSHPPLQMEIEMLRHNLEIARRQNGEKNRRIQMLEAELASRRAVDYEETAHLEKAMEQVEDNLKRSTRRAVNAESAVTQLKQQIKELTAEISVLRIENRELKNALGAGCSSTSREGDKKVLKLAGDLREAASSAESYLRQLMSGVDNLKIIASTLENLDRIEDRTKDLLPDFDEDNAAGPAL